GTACCCTGCATTGTTTATCTCATCATTTAGCGCTAAACGAGTATTAAGTGGCGATTTACAACGAGGCAGTACAGCTACTTGGGTGCGTAAAAGTTTATTAACCCTACAAGCTTCATTGGCAATAGGCCTGATCATTGCCTCGATTACGTTATTAAACCAATTATCTCACTTACAAAGTCTTCCTTTGGGTTATCAAACACAGCAACGCTTAGTGGTTTCAGAGTTGCCTGTGCAATCGGTATTTACGCAGCAGCCTAGCGCACTCATTAATCGCTTGACGGCTATTGATGGCGTAGAGCAAGCAACGATTATTGATACCCGTTTAACCGTTTCAATTAATAATACATTACAGCCAACTTGGCCCAATGGAGAATCATCAGGTGGAATAACCCCTGTGATAGGTTCTGGTTTTGATGTCGTAAAAGGGCTAGGCCTTACGCTCATTGCTGGTAGAGACTTTAGCCGTGAGTTTTCCTCAGACTGGGCGACGCGAGCAAACGGAGTTACAACGGTGGGTACAATTATTACAGAAACCGTTGCCAAGCAGGCTGGTTATAGCAATGTGGCTGATATTGTTGGACAAACAATTAAAGACACAGGGCGTAATGTGGATATGCGGGTTGTCGGTGTTGTAAAAGATGTAAAAATTGGTAATGCACAAAATGCAAATTCTAACATTATGTTTTTATGTGGCTTTAACTATTTAGCACCGGTATCTGAAGTGATTTTAACAGTTAATTTGCATAAGCTCCCAGCTATAAAGCAAGAAGTGATCGCAGCCTTGGCTGAGGTGTCTAATATTTATGAGCCAAAAATAAACCTACTAGCTGAAAACTATAAAGCGGTTTTAAAAGCTGATGAGCGTGTTTCTTTTATAGTACTTATTTTTACGGGCCTTGCGGTATTCTTAACCTGCTTAGGTACATTTGGTTTAGCTTCGTTTGCCACAATTCGTCGCCAAAAAGAAGTGGCGGTACGCAAAGTACTTGGCGCATCACGTATTAGTATTATGAACCTACTGGCAAAAGAGTTTTTAATTTTAGTGTTGGTGAGTGTAGCCATTGCATACCCATTAACCTATTGGCTGGTGGGCGATTGGCTCGCTAATTTTAATGAGCGTGTTGATCAAGCGCTGTGGGTTTATTTAATTGCAGCCCTTAGTGTTGCAGTAATTACTTGGCTCACGGTTGCAAGCCTTGCATTTAAAGCTGCAAGCACACGGCCATCGCTTACTTTACGTTATGAGTAAATAAAGCTCCGTGAATTAAAAAAGGGTTAGTGAACACACTAACCCTTTTTTGTATCGTAAAGTTTATTGATACGGAATGTAATACCCTGGTACATGTGCTTGGGTATACAAGTGCCCGTCAATGTATGAATCTTGTATTAAAGTTCCAATATTTGCAGCGTTAATACGCATACGAGCCACCATTTCATGGACCGCTTCAGCTGTAAAAGCTTCTTCGACAGGAGGATCACCCACAAAATTAGTAAACCACGGAAACCAGCTATTATCATTGCCGCTTACGCTTTGATCGGGATGGTAACTTCCTCCTTGCCAGCGATCAAATTTCAGACTTTCTAAACTAAATAGGCCAAAGTTTGCTTGCGTCATACATGCATCAGCGGCTTGGTATTCAGGGTAGCCAGAACTAGCAGCAAACTGATTGCAAACATTGTGTGGGAGGTTGCTGGTATTTACTGCAGAATATTCTACAGCTCTAAACATAACAGGACGAGAAGAGCTACCTGCTGGGAAAATAATATTTGCCGCGACAGGTGAATGCCAACGTTGATGATACATCGCAATTGATAAGCCTAAGTCTTCTTTATTTATTGCAACGTTATCTGCATGTGTCCATGAGCCGCCAGGGTCAACAGGAGTGCCGCTATTATCGAATATTATTCCATGTTGGTTTGCCTCCAGTTGGTTAAGTAGGTTTGGCGTTGTATTGTCGACAACCGTTACTGGGATCATGCTACTAGCTGCACTAGGTGTATAATTTATAGCTGGGTTGTTTAATGCTTTCCAGCATAATAAGCCATAACCATAACCGTTATTTATCATTGGGCAGTTTGTCATATTTGCAGATGACTGGTTGCTTTGATAAGTGTGATTAACCGATGCAGCAGCGGCTTCACCTGTGCCTACCAATACTCCCCACGACTGAAGTGTTATTTGTGCATACGGTAGTTCACTTTCAGGCAAATAGAGTGTGGTGCTAGATATTAAGTTAAGCGCTAAATCGAACTCATAGAGTACTACCGGGCGCATTTTACTTTGTTTTTGCTTGGGGTATTGGGCTATCACGGTTTGCTTTGCAGGTGGGGTTTGATATTGCTCATTTACTTGGGCTAACAAATAAACACGATGCTTTGATATATAGCTATTTAGCAATTTTTTTATATGCCAAGTTGATAGTTTGCGAGATTTTAAAATGCTAGCGTGGTTATCGGTTAATTGCAGTGTATTGCCTTGCTGCAAAACCCATGTGTGCCCACTTAAACCAATTACTTTTGTTTGCTCAAAAATATATTGGTTTTGTTGATCATGACTCTGTGTATTTATAAGTGCTTTGTCATTTATTTGATAGCTTGAAAACGACACTTCCTCGTTGTGATACTGATGTAAGGGCGCCGAATATTGACCAAATAAAGCGGTTAATTCAATTCTAATAGTGTTATCTAATTCTTTAACAACCCACTGATCTTGCGCCTGCTGGTGGAAAGTTATTGGAGTGTATTGACCCTCCTTATCTACGCTGAATGCCTGCCATGTTGTTTCACACTTTGATATACATAACTTAGATGAGCGAATAAGCGCTTGTTGATTTTCTGAGGTGAAAGAGTCCTGTTCGTCTTCAAATTTAAATTGAAGTGGAGTGCCTCTTTCAGTGATCTCAAA
This sequence is a window from Pseudoalteromonas aliena SW19. Protein-coding genes within it:
- a CDS encoding ABC transporter permease, whose product is MFVSYFITALRSFKQQKQHFILNVLGLSIGLASAILVALFAQNELSYDSQQPHAERVYRVGQDFSKLGLFVIPIFNYSQGAKAVEYSQVEEVFGLTMVSMTREAMVDVQYRDQGFKLSDLYGATPNIENFINMNTLAGDLKNAMSTPGSLALSESEALRIFGSVNVIGNTLQHEQGQYTVRAVFADLPSNTHFAFKNLVYVKHDPSNLMMNSSYVYMRLAPQADPIALADTLSKQYFNGQMAGQIAIEFHPLLDLHLIAKSPFEMKAGGAKQVVMICAGLSVLLILIAGFNFINMTVAQSTRRAKEVGVRKALGASKGQLVTQFLAESMLVALLSMITACVLVELLLPSFNQLVDRELVVIYFSAFGLGIMSVVIAVGILAGLYPALFISSFSAKRVLSGDLQRGSTATWVRKSLLTLQASLAIGLIIASITLLNQLSHLQSLPLGYQTQQRLVVSELPVQSVFTQQPSALINRLTAIDGVEQATIIDTRLTVSINNTLQPTWPNGESSGGITPVIGSGFDVVKGLGLTLIAGRDFSREFSSDWATRANGVTTVGTIITETVAKQAGYSNVADIVGQTIKDTGRNVDMRVVGVVKDVKIGNAQNANSNIMFLCGFNYLAPVSEVILTVNLHKLPAIKQEVIAALAEVSNIYEPKINLLAENYKAVLKADERVSFIVLIFTGLAVFLTCLGTFGLASFATIRRQKEVAVRKVLGASRISIMNLLAKEFLILVLVSVAIAYPLTYWLVGDWLANFNERVDQALWVYLIAALSVAVITWLTVASLAFKAASTRPSLTLRYE